From the Campylobacter volucris genome, the window TTTATGAAAAAGTGCTGCTAAATTTTTTAAATAATCAGGAATTTTTTGTAAAGCCCTACTTTCAAATGCATCATACAACACAGCTTTTAAATTCAAACTTTCAAATAAAAGATTCATTCCATCTTCATTTAAGGTTTGAATTTTTACATCTAAGACATCTTCTATATTTTTACTAGCCTTAGCAAAAACTTGATGAATTCTTGCATGCGCATAATTGATATAATAAACAGGATTAGAGCTATCTTCTTTTTTAAATTCATCTACATCAAATTCTAAATGCGTATCGCATTTTTTGCTTAAAAATATGTATCGTAGTGCATCGCTACCAAGTTCTTCTAAAACATCACTCATTAAAATAAAATTTCCAGCTCTTTTGCTCATTTTATAAGGCTGACCATTTTTTAACAAAGACACCATTTGAGCTAAAATGATTTCTAAATTTTTCGCATCAAAGCCTAAAAATTCCATAGCCGCTTTCATCCTAGCTATATAACCATGATGATCAGCTCCCCAAATATTAATACATTTAGTATAAGGTCTACTCATTTTATCCTTATGATAAACTATATCAGCAGCTAAATAAGTACCCTTGCCATCATCTTTAATAATCACACGATCTTTTTCATCGCCTTTTTTGGTAGAAGCAAGCCAAATTTTTCCTTCTTTTTCATAAGTACCATTATGTGTCTTTAATGCTTCTAAAGTATCTTGTAATTGGATATAATAGCTAGTTTCGCTAACATAAGAATCAATATAAATTTTAGCATCAGCTAAATTTTGCTTAATCAAATCAAGCATTTTATCTTTAGCCCAATTTGCAAGCTTAGGTATATTTTCATCGATAAAAAAAGTTTTATCAAAATTAATAAAAGCTTCTTTAGCAATATCTACAATATACTCACCTTTGTAATACTCTTGAGGATATTGCACACTTTCTTTTAAACAATGCTCTTTTACAGCAAGCAATACTGATAAACCTAAAAGATAAATTTGATTACCTGCATCATTTATATAATATTCTGTATCAAATTTATAGCCTAAATGTCTAGCAACTCTTGTTAAGCTATCTCCAAAAATAGCACCCCTTGCATGACCTATATGCAAAGGACCTGTAGGATTTGCGCTCACATATTCAAGTAAAAAACTTTCATTTTTTAAACTATCTTTTGCAAAATTCTCAGGATCTTTTAAAGCTTTAGTGGATAAAAAATCCAAAAATGTTTTTGAAAGTTTAAAATTTACATAACCATTAACTGCTTCAACACTTTCAAAATATTCACAATCTTGCAATTTTAAAACAATATCTTGTGCTATTAACATAGGATTTTGCTTTAACTCTTTAGCCAAAGAAAAGGCTAAAGGAGTTGCAAAATGTGCTAAATTTTTATTTTTGGGATTTTCTAAAACAAAATCCCTACCAAGTTTTTCTTTAATTGCTTCATAAATTAAAGTTTTCAAAGCTTGCCTTTATGTAAAAATTATGCTTTTTTTATATCTTCATTTTCTTTTATAACAGCGTCTTTTTCATCAACTTTTTCTATTTTTTGAGCATTATCTTGTGCTAATTTTTTATCATCTTCAGTGTTCATTTCATCTTTAAAAGTCTTAATACCTTTGCCTAATCCTTTTGCAAGTTCTGGTATTTTTTTAGCACCAAATAATAAAACTACTATAAGAAGTATAATCAACCATTGAGTTCCACTTGGCATATGCATGCTAATCTCCTTTGTTCCATTGGATTTGAATTTGTTCTAAAGTGAATTTTTTGCTTTTGATCTTAGATACTTCAAACACAGCTTCTAATTGTTTATAGCTTGTTTCAAGATCTTCATTAATAATTAAAAAATCATACTGAGATAAAAATTTCATCTCCTCACTAGCATTTTCTAATCTTTTACCAATATCTTCTATTTTATCAGTATTTCGCTTAAGCAATCTTTTTTCAAGCTCTTTTTTGTTTTTAGTAGTAACAAAAACAGAAGTGATAAAATTTGGTATCTTTTCTTTTGCTATGCAAAAACCTTGGACATCAATATCAAAAATAACACTCTTTCCATCTTCTAAAGCTTTTTTAACAGGAATCAAAGAAGTGCCGTAATAATTTTTATGTACCAAGGCCCATTCTAAAAATTCTCCATTTTCTATACCTTGCTTGAATTCGGCTTCACTAATAAAATGATAATCTACTCCATTTTTTTCATTTTCTCTTGGAGCTCTTGTAGTGCTTGATATAGAAAAGTAAATATTTTCTTTTTCTTTGAAAAGCCTTTGTAATAAAGTGCTCTTACCAGCGCCACTTGGACCAGATATAATTAAAATTTGGCCACTCAATTTTTATTACTCTCATCAAAACTAATGTTAATATTTATATTCATCTTCATACCTTTTAATGCTGCTTTTAAGGTATCATCAGTAATGCTTGAAGTAATTGTTTGAGCTATGCTTTTACTTAATTCATCAACCATTTCTTCATTATTCTTAACATCTTCTAAATCACTAATGTTATCATTATCCATTTTAACATCATCTTGCAAATTTGCATCATCAGACGTTGTTTCTCCTAGAGCCATTTTAATTTCTTCTTCACTTAAAGAAGCAAAATCATCTTGTTCATTTTTCATATTTTCATCCATGTTATTAAATTCATCCATTGTTTTTTCATCCAATTCTTCTAATTCCTCATCAAGCTCATCAATAGCAGCTAATTCTTCTTTTATCTTATCTTGAGTGCTAATTTCCTCATCAAAAACAAAATCTTCTTGAATATTTTCATCTTGAGACTCAAGTAATTCTTCTACTTGCGGCTGTTCATCATCTAAATTTTCATCTAAATTTTCATCCTCATCACCAATAAATTTCGCATCTTCTGGAATATCGTCAAAATCCACTTCTTTTTCACCAAGCTCTTCCACCAATGGTTCTTCTAAATCATTAATATTTTGTAAATGCGCGGCATTTTCTTCTACATTTTCTTCTACATTTTCTTCTACATTTTCTTCTACATTTTCTTCTACATTTTCTTCTACATTTTCTTCTACATTTTCTTCTACATTTTCTTCTACATTTTCTTCTACATTTTCTTCTACATTTTCTTCTACATTTTCTTCTACATTTTCTTCTACATTTTCTTCTACATTTTCTTCTACATTTTCTTCTACATTTTCTTCTACATTTTCTTCTACATTTTCTTCTACATTTTCTTCTACATTTTCTTCTACATTTTCTTCTACATTTTCTTCTACATTTTCTTCTACATTTTCTTCTACATTTTCTTCTACATTTTCTTCTACATTTTCTTCTACATTTTCTTCTACATTTTCTTCTACATTTTCTTCTACATTTTCTTCTACATTTTCTTCTACATTTTCTTCTACATTTTCTTCATCTAAATTTAAATCTTTTAACAATTCATCTGTATCCAATAACTCATCATCTTCTAAAATTTTATCTTCATCAAAACTAAGCAATTGCTCATCTAAGTCATCATTTGATTGTTCTTGATCAATTTCACTAAATTCTTTAATTCCACCTAATAATTCTATAAAATCAGTAGGTAAAAAAGGCTTATGCAAACACTCTATATCTTCTTTTTTTTCTTGATTTCTTGGTAACAAATAAATCAATCTATCACATTTTGTTTTAAGTTCATTTAAATCAACATCACTATCATGATCTACAATAATAATATCATAATGCGAAAGTTCACCTTCGATATTTGCAATTTCTTCAAAATCATAACCAAGTTTTTGCACACCCAAACTTACTAATTTAGATACAGCAACATTGGAATTTACAAGTAAAACTTTCATTCATTTCTCCTAAAAACTTAAAAAATGTGTTATTTTAAAATAATTTTAATTATTTATTGCTTATAGATTAAAAAATAATAATTCAATATGCCCAAAACTTTTCATTATCAAATTTTTAAAATATTCCATCATTACAAGTAAAATAGCTATCAACACAGCAAATGATAAAAATATTTTTATTGGATATCCCACAACTAATAAATTAAATTGAGGCATTGTCTTCATAAGCATACCAAAAATCACATCTGATAATAAAGAAATAGCCAAAATAGGAAAAGCCATAGAAAAACCTAAAACAAAAATATTAACCATAGCTTTATTTAGATAAAGCATTAAATTTTCATGCGGATAAAATCCGCCTAAGCTGATATAATCTAAAGAATTTGATATGAAAAGCAATACCAAATGATGTCCATCAAAAGCTAAAAAAAATAATAATGCTAATAAATTCAACACTTGAGAAATCACTGGAGTATTAGCTCCAGTTGATGGATCAACAATGCTAGCCATAGAAAATCCCATGGTAAAAGACACTTGTTCTCCTGCCATTTGCAATATAGCAAAAACCATTTGTAAAATCAATCCCGCAATCATTCCAAATAAAACTTCACCCAAAAGAAAAAGTATAAAAAAAGAATCAGGTGTATTACCTTCTACTTTTGCCAAAGGAAATAAAAACATAGTTAAAAATAATGCCAAAGTAGTTTTAATGACTATAGGAATGCTATTGTGAGAAAAAAAAGGAAAAAAAACAAACAAACCGCTCATTCTTGCAAAAAGCAACATGAAAGCAACTACATTTTGATCACCCAAATACTTAACAAATTCCATGATTTCCTAAATGAAAAACAAAATCACATTTTTTTGCAAGTTCTTGATCATGGGTAACAAATACCAAAATCGCATTATGATTTTTAACATAATCAATCAAAATTTCCATCACATTATGAGCATTTTTATAGTCTAAATTTCCAGTTGCTTCATCAGCAAAAATAATTTTAGGTTTTTTACTTAAAACTCTAGCAATACTTACTCTTTGCTGTTGACCACCACTTAATTTTGTAATTTTTTGCTCTAATAAATCACTTATACCTAATTGCTTTAAAAGCTCATGATCAATTTCTTGTTTGCTTAAAATACTAGCTAATTCAATATTTTCAAAAGCAAAAAAACCTTTAAACAAATAATGTGTTTGAAAAATAATTCCAAATTCATTTCTACGAATTTTTAATAACTGCTCTTCTTTGAGTTGATATATATTTTGATTTTTATAAAAAACATTTCCAATTTTTGGTTTTAATAAAGTAGAAAATATATGCAAAAGAGTTGATTTGCCACAACCACTACTTCCTTGTATGGCAATACAATCTCTTTCATATAATGATAAATTCAAATTTTCAAAAAGCGGATATTCAAAACTATGTCCTAAATTCTCCGCTTTTAAAATTTCCATAATTAGCTCATTTGCGCAGCAACTTCAGCAGCAAAATCTTCAGTTTTCTTTTCTAAGCCTTCACCCACTTCAAAACGGATAAATTCAACTATTTTTATACTTCCACCAAGTTCTTTTTCTTTTTCGGCAATAACTTGTTCAATGGTTTTTTTATCATCCATTACATAAAATTGACCCATTAAAGTAAGTCTGCTATCAAGCTGAGAATTATCAGCAATAAAGCTATTCATCTTACCAGGAATAATATTATCCCAAATTTTTTCAGGTTTTCCTTGTGCTTTAAGCTCTGCTTTGATATCTTCTTCAGCTTGTTTTAAAATAGCTTCGCTAAGTTGCTTTCTACTTGCAAATTTAGGAATTTTATGTTCAGGTTTGTTTGGATCTTTTAATCTTCTTCTTTCTTCATTATCTTTTTCCAGTTCAGCTACTAAAGCTTTGTATTCATTTTCTACAAATTCCATATCTAAATCTTCATAAGATAAATAGCTAGGTTTCATAGCTGCTATATGCATACAAATATGTTTTAAAAATTCTGAACATTTAGAAGCAGTAGCTTCACTATCACAAGCTGCAGCAATAACAACACCAACGCGACCATTGGTATGAATATAGCCATTTACCACACCATTGGCACTTGCTTCTAAAGTATCAAATCTTCTCACAACTAAATTTTCACCTATGGTTGCAATTTGACTTTTTAAATATTCTTCAAATTTCACTCCATTAATTTCACTAGAGTGCAATTCTTCAATACTTTGAATATTTCTAGCTTGAATATGACTTGTAGTATCTTTAGTTAAAGCGATAAATTGTTCATTTTTAGCAACAAAGTCTGTTTCTGAATTAATTTCACTAACAGTTGCAAATTTAAAATCATCGCTTACTTTTACACTAACCAAACCTTCGGCTGCTAAACGATCGGCTTTTTTTTCTGCTTTACCAAGACCTTTTTCTCTTAAAAGTTGAACTGCTTTTTCAAAATCACCATCTGTATCTTTCAAAGCATTTTTACAATCCATCATACCTGCGCCAGTGCTTTCGCGCAGTTCTTTTACCATTTGTGCAGTGATTTCAGCCATTATTCTTTATCTCCTTCAAAATCTTCTTCACTCATAGCTTCTTCTAAAACTTCTTTTTTTTCTTCTTCGCTAATTGGTAATTCTGTTTGTGCATCACCATCTTGCTCTCTTAAAGCTTTACCTTCATTAATTGCTTCAGCCATCTCTTGGCAAAAAAGTTGCACTGAACGAATAGCATCATCATTGCCTGGAATTGGATAATCAACCAAATCAGGATCACAATTTGTATCTAAAGGAGCTACTACAGGAATTTTTAGTCTATTTGCTTCTTGTACTGCTATTTTTTCTTTTACCGTATCTATTACAAATATCATATCAGGTTGAGTTTTCATATATCTAATTCCACCAAGATATGCTAATAGTTTTTCTTTTTTTCTAGTAAGCATTAAAGCCTCTTTTTTTGTTAAAAGCTTGATGCTTCCATCTTCTTCCATTTTTTCTATAACTTCTAATTTTCTAATTGATTGACGAATAGTACCAAAATTAGTCATCATACCACCAAGCCATCTGTGATTAACATAAGGCATACCACATTTTTCAGCATATTCTTTAATAGCGCCACCAGCTTGTTTTTTTGTTCCAACAAAAAGTATAGTTTTACCTTCAGCTGCTGCATCACGAACGATATTATATGTGTATCTAAAATATCTTAAGGTTTTTTGTAAATCAATTACATATATACCTTTTCTTTCACCAAAAATAAATTTTTTCATTTTTGGATTCCATCTTCTAGTTTGATGTCCAAAATGAACACCACATTCTAATAAATCTCTCATGCTTACCATGATTTTCTCCTTGTGAAATATTTTAGGTTTATTCCTCCGCATTCATTAAACCAAATAA encodes:
- the argS gene encoding arginine--tRNA ligase, whose protein sequence is MKTLIYEAIKEKLGRDFVLENPKNKNLAHFATPLAFSLAKELKQNPMLIAQDIVLKLQDCEYFESVEAVNGYVNFKLSKTFLDFLSTKALKDPENFAKDSLKNESFLLEYVSANPTGPLHIGHARGAIFGDSLTRVARHLGYKFDTEYYINDAGNQIYLLGLSVLLAVKEHCLKESVQYPQEYYKGEYIVDIAKEAFINFDKTFFIDENIPKLANWAKDKMLDLIKQNLADAKIYIDSYVSETSYYIQLQDTLEALKTHNGTYEKEGKIWLASTKKGDEKDRVIIKDDGKGTYLAADIVYHKDKMSRPYTKCINIWGADHHGYIARMKAAMEFLGFDAKNLEIILAQMVSLLKNGQPYKMSKRAGNFILMSDVLEELGSDALRYIFLSKKCDTHLEFDVDEFKKEDSSNPVYYINYAHARIHQVFAKASKNIEDVLDVKIQTLNEDGMNLLFESLNLKAVLYDAFESRALQKIPDYLKNLAALFHKFYNENKVVGSSNEDELLKLFAVCALSIKTAFALMGIEAKNKMNHD
- a CDS encoding twin-arginine translocase TatA/TatE family subunit, encoding MHMPSGTQWLIILLIVVLLFGAKKIPELAKGLGKGIKTFKDEMNTEDDKKLAQDNAQKIEKVDEKDAVIKENEDIKKA
- a CDS encoding deoxyguanylate kinase / guanylate kinase; the encoded protein is MSGQILIISGPSGAGKSTLLQRLFKEKENIYFSISSTTRAPRENEKNGVDYHFISEAEFKQGIENGEFLEWALVHKNYYGTSLIPVKKALEDGKSVIFDIDVQGFCIAKEKIPNFITSVFVTTKNKKELEKRLLKRNTDKIEDIGKRLENASEEMKFLSQYDFLIINEDLETSYKQLEAVFEVSKIKSKKFTLEQIQIQWNKGD
- the fliR gene encoding flagellar biosynthetic protein FliR, which gives rise to MEFVKYLGDQNVVAFMLLFARMSGLFVFFPFFSHNSIPIVIKTTLALFLTMFLFPLAKVEGNTPDSFFILFLLGEVLFGMIAGLILQMVFAILQMAGEQVSFTMGFSMASIVDPSTGANTPVISQVLNLLALLFFLAFDGHHLVLLFISNSLDYISLGGFYPHENLMLYLNKAMVNIFVLGFSMAFPILAISLLSDVIFGMLMKTMPQFNLLVVGYPIKIFLSFAVLIAILLVMMEYFKNLIMKSFGHIELLFFNL
- a CDS encoding ABC transporter ATP-binding protein, which translates into the protein MEILKAENLGHSFEYPLFENLNLSLYERDCIAIQGSSGCGKSTLLHIFSTLLKPKIGNVFYKNQNIYQLKEEQLLKIRRNEFGIIFQTHYLFKGFFAFENIELASILSKQEIDHELLKQLGISDLLEQKITKLSGGQQQRVSIARVLSKKPKIIFADEATGNLDYKNAHNVMEILIDYVKNHNAILVFVTHDQELAKKCDFVFHLGNHGIC
- the tsf gene encoding translation elongation factor Ts, with product MAEITAQMVKELRESTGAGMMDCKNALKDTDGDFEKAVQLLREKGLGKAEKKADRLAAEGLVSVKVSDDFKFATVSEINSETDFVAKNEQFIALTKDTTSHIQARNIQSIEELHSSEINGVKFEEYLKSQIATIGENLVVRRFDTLEASANGVVNGYIHTNGRVGVVIAAACDSEATASKCSEFLKHICMHIAAMKPSYLSYEDLDMEFVENEYKALVAELEKDNEERRRLKDPNKPEHKIPKFASRKQLSEAILKQAEEDIKAELKAQGKPEKIWDNIIPGKMNSFIADNSQLDSRLTLMGQFYVMDDKKTIEQVIAEKEKELGGSIKIVEFIRFEVGEGLEKKTEDFAAEVAAQMS
- the rpsB gene encoding 30S ribosomal protein S2 gives rise to the protein MVSMRDLLECGVHFGHQTRRWNPKMKKFIFGERKGIYVIDLQKTLRYFRYTYNIVRDAAAEGKTILFVGTKKQAGGAIKEYAEKCGMPYVNHRWLGGMMTNFGTIRQSIRKLEVIEKMEEDGSIKLLTKKEALMLTRKKEKLLAYLGGIRYMKTQPDMIFVIDTVKEKIAVQEANRLKIPVVAPLDTNCDPDLVDYPIPGNDDAIRSVQLFCQEMAEAINEGKALREQDGDAQTELPISEEEKKEVLEEAMSEEDFEGDKE